In the genome of Candidatus Microbacterium phytovorans, one region contains:
- a CDS encoding ComEC/Rec2 family competence protein: protein MSRRARDLRLLPVVFTVWSATAIATVFPDVSGRLSVGLVALSLGGSVMLALRRLPAAAVPVCALVVAGTVLAGAAAAQVAYAEPSRAAVSALPVDGGRALSWELRVVGKVERSAHGWRFDAVSSQVTVGEAVLRTSAPLLVRAVEIPSGVDVGAAVSVRGTALRADAGARAVLIVHASEIALLSPPEGAFAAAASLRRGLHDVVSGLPQPAAGLIAGLAVGDTSGVTPELDEAMKRASLSHLTAVSGANCALVVGLSVAVGAALGLRRRTRLALGASVLVAFVVLVTPEPSVVRAAAMALIAMIAIVQGRAGAGVAVLGMAVIVLLILDPWLALSAGFVLSTVATAALLLLAGPLADGLSRWMPPPLALVIAVPLSAQLACGPVLVLLEPTVPVYGVLANLIAAPAAPAATVVGLLACVSTPIPVLAHGFAALAWLPAAWIAETAALVARLPWATAPWFGGLSGAVALTVVGATIVGAVHPAARNRPRLRAGAVLAIAAIAGAGIAWGPALTWLERERLPNDWTIVACDVGQGDAVLIRSSQRVALVDTGPDPEPLRQCLELFGIQRIDLLVLTHFDLDHRGGVPAVVGSVGHVIHGPVPDTAAAHSLGTLERGGARLTEVSEGVAGTVGAARWRVLWPPATAATSNALTGNDASVILEIDGGGVPRTLLLGDLSASPQIPLATRVSGAYEVVKVAHHGSADQYPRLYEVVRARLALLTVGDNTYGHPRKETLDILADTGARIARTDHSGAIAVWMEAGGLRFWRQRSVGGAE, encoded by the coding sequence ATGAGCCGTCGTGCACGCGACCTGCGGCTGCTGCCGGTCGTGTTCACGGTATGGAGCGCGACGGCGATCGCCACCGTGTTCCCTGACGTCTCCGGGCGTCTTTCCGTGGGGCTCGTCGCGCTTTCGCTCGGGGGATCGGTCATGCTCGCGCTTCGGCGCCTGCCCGCCGCGGCAGTACCCGTGTGCGCGCTCGTGGTCGCCGGGACCGTCCTCGCCGGCGCCGCGGCCGCCCAGGTGGCCTACGCCGAACCTAGCCGCGCGGCCGTGAGCGCGCTCCCGGTCGATGGCGGGCGCGCCCTGTCGTGGGAGCTGCGCGTCGTCGGCAAAGTCGAGCGGTCGGCGCACGGTTGGCGATTCGACGCCGTGAGTTCGCAGGTCACAGTGGGTGAAGCTGTTCTGCGCACCTCGGCGCCCCTGCTCGTGCGGGCCGTCGAGATTCCCTCTGGGGTCGACGTCGGCGCCGCCGTCTCCGTTCGGGGCACCGCTCTTCGCGCCGACGCGGGCGCACGTGCGGTGCTCATCGTCCACGCCTCTGAGATCGCTCTGCTGTCTCCACCCGAGGGTGCCTTTGCCGCCGCAGCCTCTCTTCGGCGCGGTCTGCATGACGTCGTGTCGGGATTGCCCCAGCCCGCGGCGGGACTGATCGCGGGCTTGGCCGTCGGTGACACGAGCGGGGTGACCCCGGAACTCGATGAGGCGATGAAGAGAGCTTCGCTGTCGCATCTGACGGCCGTCTCCGGAGCCAACTGTGCACTCGTCGTGGGTCTCAGCGTCGCCGTGGGTGCCGCTTTGGGGCTGCGTCGACGGACTCGGCTCGCCCTCGGCGCGAGCGTGCTCGTGGCATTCGTCGTGCTCGTCACCCCTGAACCGAGCGTCGTCCGCGCGGCGGCAATGGCGCTCATCGCCATGATCGCGATCGTCCAAGGTCGCGCAGGTGCGGGGGTCGCGGTCTTGGGAATGGCGGTCATCGTGCTTCTCATCCTCGACCCGTGGCTCGCACTGTCCGCCGGGTTCGTGCTCTCGACCGTCGCCACGGCTGCGTTGCTGCTGCTCGCAGGTCCGCTCGCCGACGGACTGTCACGCTGGATGCCGCCGCCCCTCGCACTCGTCATCGCGGTGCCACTGTCGGCTCAGCTGGCATGCGGACCGGTCCTCGTGCTCCTCGAGCCGACCGTGCCCGTCTATGGTGTACTCGCCAATCTCATCGCCGCACCGGCTGCCCCGGCAGCCACCGTCGTGGGACTGCTCGCATGTGTCTCGACCCCCATCCCCGTCCTCGCTCACGGCTTCGCCGCTCTCGCATGGTTGCCTGCAGCCTGGATCGCCGAGACCGCCGCGCTCGTCGCTCGCCTGCCGTGGGCGACGGCACCGTGGTTCGGCGGTCTCAGCGGAGCGGTCGCGCTGACCGTCGTGGGCGCGACGATCGTGGGCGCCGTGCATCCCGCCGCTCGCAATCGGCCCCGACTGCGCGCAGGCGCTGTGCTCGCTATCGCCGCCATCGCCGGTGCAGGGATCGCCTGGGGGCCGGCGCTGACGTGGCTCGAACGCGAGCGGCTTCCGAACGATTGGACCATCGTCGCGTGCGACGTCGGGCAGGGCGACGCCGTTCTCATCAGGTCGTCGCAGAGAGTCGCCCTGGTCGACACCGGACCCGACCCCGAGCCGCTGCGGCAGTGTCTCGAGCTCTTCGGCATCCAACGTATCGATCTGCTTGTACTGACGCACTTCGATCTCGACCACCGCGGGGGAGTGCCCGCCGTGGTTGGAAGTGTCGGCCACGTGATCCATGGTCCGGTTCCGGATACGGCGGCAGCGCACTCTCTGGGCACGCTCGAACGCGGCGGTGCACGCCTCACGGAGGTGAGCGAGGGAGTGGCAGGCACGGTGGGCGCGGCCCGCTGGCGTGTGCTGTGGCCACCGGCCACCGCAGCCACGTCCAACGCTCTCACCGGCAACGATGCGAGCGTGATCCTCGAGATCGACGGCGGTGGAGTGCCGCGCACTCTCTTGCTGGGCGACCTGTCCGCGTCGCCGCAGATACCGCTCGCGACGCGAGTGTCCGGTGCCTATGAGGTCGTCAAAGTCGCCCATCACGGCAGCGCCGACCAGTACCCGCGGCTCTACGAGGTGGTCAGGGCCCGTCTGGCTCTGCTCACGGTCGGTGACAACACCTACGGTCATCCCCGGAAGGAGACGCTCGACATCCTCGCCGACACGGGCGCACGCATCGCCCGCACCGACCACTCCGGCGCGATCGCGGTGTGGATGGAAGCCGGAGGCCTCCGCTTCTGGCGTCAGCGCAGCGTCGGCGGCGCTGAGTAG
- a CDS encoding SOS response-associated peptidase — protein sequence MCGRFVVAQVGSELVGVLRVDVVGDDLPQPSFNVAPTDRAAIVLDSAKSEPPTRRLEAARWGLVPAWAKDPSIGPRAFNARAEEVEDKPMFRQALIKRRAVVPASGYYEWHTDQGVKTPHYIHPGDGSPLLFAGLYEWWRDPSKADDDPARWMLSFTILTRDAVGDLGSIHDRMPLFLDADHADAWLDPTTENVGDVLDAAIDAAPLLADTMAHHAVGSAVGNVRNNDPSLIEPLEA from the coding sequence ATGTGCGGTCGGTTCGTCGTTGCCCAGGTCGGTTCGGAACTCGTGGGGGTGCTCCGCGTCGACGTGGTCGGAGACGATCTTCCGCAGCCGTCCTTCAACGTCGCGCCGACCGACCGTGCCGCCATCGTCCTCGACTCCGCGAAGTCCGAACCCCCCACACGCCGCCTCGAGGCGGCACGGTGGGGGCTCGTACCCGCGTGGGCGAAGGATCCGTCGATCGGGCCCCGCGCGTTCAACGCCCGAGCGGAAGAGGTCGAGGACAAGCCGATGTTCCGGCAGGCCCTCATCAAACGCCGCGCGGTCGTACCGGCATCCGGGTACTACGAGTGGCACACCGACCAGGGCGTGAAGACCCCTCACTACATCCACCCCGGCGACGGGTCACCGCTGCTGTTCGCGGGGCTGTACGAGTGGTGGAGAGACCCCTCGAAGGCCGACGACGATCCGGCGCGGTGGATGTTGAGCTTCACGATCTTGACGAGGGATGCCGTCGGAGATCTCGGTTCGATTCACGACAGGATGCCGTTGTTCCTCGACGCCGATCACGCCGACGCATGGCTCGACCCGACCACCGAGAACGTCGGAGACGTGCTCGATGCGGCGATCGATGCGGCCCCGCTCCTGGCGGACACGATGGCGCACCACGCGGTCGGAAGCGCCGTGGGCAATGTGCGCAACAACGACCCGTCGTTGATCGAGCCTCTCGAGGCGTGA
- the rsfS gene encoding ribosome silencing factor has product MTLADSSVELVQIAAAAADAKGGEDFVAFDVSEPLPLVDAFLLVTGSSERNVAAIADAIEDRLLEAGVKRLRREGRAEARWVLLDFGDLVVHVFHEEERAFYGLERLWKDCPIVPVQLPTTAASE; this is encoded by the coding sequence ATGACGCTCGCCGACAGCTCGGTCGAACTGGTCCAGATCGCCGCGGCCGCCGCAGATGCGAAGGGCGGCGAGGACTTCGTCGCATTCGACGTCTCCGAGCCCCTTCCACTTGTGGACGCCTTTCTCCTCGTGACCGGTTCCAGCGAGCGCAACGTGGCCGCCATCGCCGACGCGATCGAAGACCGTCTGCTGGAAGCAGGTGTCAAGCGCCTCCGCCGCGAAGGGCGCGCCGAGGCGCGCTGGGTGCTCCTCGACTTCGGTGACCTCGTGGTTCATGTGTTTCACGAGGAGGAGCGCGCCTTCTACGGGCTGGAGCGGCTGTGGAAAGACTGTCCGATCGTGCCCGTCCAGCTGCCCACCACCGCCGCGTCGGAGTGA
- a CDS encoding DNA adenine methylase: MTTSDVLQRAQRYPRMRYMGSKYLLIPHLERAFAEVGGTTAVDAFSGSGVVSYLLKAQGFSVTANDFMSFATTVARATTENSHSRLDLDTVERICGPAADDRDFIQRTFRGIFFDEDDLAFLDSAWSHIDTLEGHLRDLALSALILSAARKQPRGVFSYAGTRYVDGRRDLQLTMAEHFRERVAEYNATVFDRGTAHRVVTGDVFSLDVDAPDVVYLDPPYAPPTDDTDYMKRYHFLEGLSVYWRGVEIMPHTKTQKIAKRYTPFAYKRSIEDALSRTFGQFANAGAIVMSYGSNALPGPERIVELLKRVKPRVDVQEIDHRYSFGTHAAATRRSASEFLFIGRD, encoded by the coding sequence ATGACCACGTCCGACGTGCTACAGCGCGCGCAGCGCTATCCCCGCATGCGCTACATGGGCTCGAAGTACCTGCTCATCCCTCATCTCGAGCGCGCGTTCGCCGAGGTCGGAGGCACGACGGCCGTCGACGCGTTCTCCGGCTCGGGCGTCGTGAGCTATCTGCTGAAGGCACAGGGCTTCTCCGTCACGGCGAACGACTTCATGAGCTTCGCCACGACCGTCGCGCGCGCGACGACCGAGAACTCGCACTCCCGACTCGATCTCGACACCGTGGAGCGGATCTGCGGTCCCGCCGCCGACGACCGTGACTTCATACAGCGCACCTTCCGAGGGATCTTTTTCGATGAGGACGACCTTGCGTTCCTCGACTCCGCCTGGTCCCACATCGACACGCTCGAGGGCCACCTGCGCGATCTCGCCCTTTCGGCGCTCATCCTGTCTGCTGCACGCAAGCAACCCCGCGGCGTCTTCAGCTACGCCGGCACCCGCTACGTCGACGGCAGGCGAGATCTGCAGCTCACGATGGCCGAGCACTTCCGAGAGCGGGTGGCGGAGTACAACGCGACGGTGTTCGACCGCGGCACCGCTCATCGCGTGGTCACCGGCGATGTCTTCTCGCTCGACGTCGACGCACCCGACGTCGTCTACCTCGATCCGCCGTACGCGCCGCCCACCGACGACACCGACTACATGAAGCGGTACCACTTCCTCGAGGGCCTCAGCGTGTACTGGCGGGGGGTGGAGATCATGCCCCACACCAAGACGCAGAAGATCGCCAAGCGCTACACACCTTTCGCCTACAAGCGCTCGATCGAAGATGCGCTGTCTCGCACGTTCGGCCAGTTCGCCAACGCGGGCGCCATCGTCATGAGCTACGGGTCAAACGCTCTCCCCGGACCGGAGCGCATCGTGGAGCTGCTGAAGCGGGTGAAGCCGCGTGTCGACGTCCAGGAGATCGATCATCGCTACAGCTTCGGCACTCACGCCGCGGCCACGCGTCGCTCCGCATCGGAGTTTCTCTTCATCGGGCGGGACTGA
- a CDS encoding DedA family protein, with protein MNEFLTWLLDAVQSVDPVVRTILAGVAIMLETSVLIGLVVPGDSIVIVAGTAVASPWEAGALIAVVIVGALVGESIGFWLGRWLGPRIRFSRLGMRLGEENWTRAELYLRRRGGPAIFISRFLPVLHSLVPLTVGMSGFAYRRFLAWTAPACALWAIVYVSVAAAAAGTYRELADQLHYAGYLFVAVIVVFLLLIYVAKRVIVARESRHLRLEDEMASDDVDGDVKD; from the coding sequence GTGAACGAGTTCCTCACATGGTTGCTCGACGCCGTGCAGAGCGTCGACCCCGTCGTGAGGACGATCTTGGCCGGCGTCGCGATCATGCTCGAGACGAGCGTCCTGATCGGTCTGGTCGTGCCCGGTGATTCCATCGTGATCGTCGCGGGGACGGCCGTCGCATCGCCGTGGGAGGCGGGTGCGCTCATCGCCGTGGTGATCGTCGGTGCGCTGGTGGGTGAGAGCATCGGATTCTGGCTCGGGCGATGGCTCGGGCCGCGCATCCGCTTCTCGCGTCTCGGCATGCGACTCGGGGAAGAGAACTGGACGCGCGCGGAGCTCTATCTCCGTCGCCGCGGCGGGCCGGCGATCTTCATCTCCCGCTTCCTTCCCGTGCTGCACTCACTCGTGCCGCTCACTGTGGGAATGAGCGGGTTCGCCTACCGGCGCTTTCTGGCCTGGACGGCCCCGGCGTGCGCCCTGTGGGCCATCGTGTACGTCTCGGTGGCTGCCGCGGCCGCGGGGACGTACCGGGAACTGGCCGATCAGTTGCACTATGCCGGGTACCTGTTCGTCGCCGTGATCGTCGTGTTCCTCCTCCTCATCTACGTCGCCAAGCGCGTCATCGTCGCGCGCGAGTCTCGGCATCTGCGCCTCGAAGACGAGATGGCGTCCGACGACGTCGACGGCGACGTGAAAGACTGA
- the leuS gene encoding leucine--tRNA ligase, whose amino-acid sequence MSSTSSATPAAHTEGSGFDPYEIQTKWQRRWTEADPFRAGGEDDTRPRKYVLGMFPYPSGDMHMGHAENYAYVDSVARFWRHRGYNVLNPIGWDSFGLPAENAAIQRGADPREWTYSNIAQQRASLQRFGTSYDWSRVLHTSDPDYYHWNQWLFQKLYERGLAYRKESPVNWCPHDQTVLANEQVVDGRCERCGHEVIKKKLTQWYFKITEYADRLLDDLNQLEGFWPSKVIRMQRNWIGRSVGADIDFEIEGRAEKVTVFSTRPDTLHGATFFVVAPESDLAAELAAGSSAEVRMRFQDYLEQVGKASEIERQSTDRPKTGVFLDRFAINPINGERLPIWAADYVLADYGHGAVMAVPAHDQRDLDFARAFDLPVKVVVDTTAPVTGAISVIEVDDDGVPIDPAGESLDSLDPAVTGTALTGEGRLINSGSLNGLSKRNAIARVIEQLEASGSGRASKSYRLRDWLISRQRFWGTPIPMIHTEDGRIVPVPEQELPLTLPDAHGLDLAPKGTSPLGGATEWIETIDPETGAPARRDADTMDTFVDSSWYFLRFLAPGDATQAFSSREADKWAPVDSYIGGVEHAILHLLYARFVTKVLFDMGLIGFTEPFTTLINQGMVLLDGSKMSKSKGNLVEFASSMVDPGADAVRVAIAFAGPVEDDINWEDVSTTGAQKFLARAWRVAKDVTSDRDVVWAEGDAALRRVTHRLLADAPGLVEQTKFNVVVARLMELVNATRKTIDTGAGPADPAVREAAEATAMILDLFAPHTAEEMWEILGYEPFVGLVTWRQADPTLLVEESVTAVVQIDGKVRGTLTVPARISADELEQRARDDEKVRRSLGDRTIIRAVVRAPKVVSFTTA is encoded by the coding sequence GTGTCCTCGACGTCTTCCGCTACCCCCGCCGCCCATACGGAGGGCAGCGGGTTCGACCCGTACGAGATCCAGACGAAGTGGCAGCGCCGGTGGACCGAGGCCGATCCCTTCCGCGCAGGTGGCGAGGACGACACCCGTCCGCGCAAGTATGTGCTCGGCATGTTCCCGTACCCGTCGGGCGACATGCACATGGGCCACGCGGAGAACTACGCGTATGTCGACTCGGTGGCCCGATTCTGGCGCCATCGCGGCTACAACGTGCTCAATCCCATCGGCTGGGACTCTTTCGGCCTCCCCGCGGAGAACGCCGCCATCCAGCGCGGCGCGGACCCGCGTGAGTGGACGTACTCCAACATCGCGCAGCAGCGAGCGAGTCTCCAGCGGTTCGGGACGTCGTACGACTGGAGCCGCGTACTGCACACGAGCGACCCGGACTACTACCACTGGAATCAGTGGCTCTTCCAGAAGCTGTACGAGCGTGGTCTCGCGTACCGCAAGGAGAGTCCTGTCAACTGGTGCCCCCACGATCAGACCGTGCTCGCGAACGAGCAGGTCGTCGACGGGCGCTGTGAGCGGTGCGGCCACGAGGTCATCAAGAAGAAGCTCACGCAGTGGTACTTCAAGATCACCGAGTACGCCGATCGCCTCCTGGACGATCTGAACCAGCTCGAGGGCTTCTGGCCGTCGAAGGTCATCCGGATGCAGCGCAACTGGATCGGACGTTCGGTGGGCGCCGACATCGACTTCGAGATCGAGGGCCGGGCGGAGAAGGTCACGGTCTTCTCGACGCGACCCGACACGCTGCACGGCGCGACCTTCTTCGTCGTGGCCCCGGAGAGCGACCTGGCCGCCGAACTGGCCGCGGGTTCGTCCGCGGAGGTGCGCATGCGCTTCCAGGACTACCTGGAGCAGGTCGGCAAGGCCAGCGAGATCGAGCGTCAGTCGACGGACCGGCCGAAGACCGGCGTCTTCCTCGACCGCTTCGCCATCAATCCGATCAACGGAGAGCGGCTACCGATCTGGGCGGCCGACTACGTCCTCGCCGACTACGGCCATGGCGCGGTGATGGCGGTGCCGGCGCACGATCAGCGCGATCTCGACTTCGCCCGCGCATTCGACCTGCCGGTGAAGGTCGTCGTCGACACGACTGCTCCCGTCACGGGCGCGATCTCGGTGATCGAGGTCGACGACGATGGTGTGCCTATCGATCCCGCGGGGGAGTCGCTGGATTCGCTCGACCCCGCGGTGACCGGCACGGCGCTGACGGGTGAGGGACGCCTCATCAACTCGGGATCTCTGAACGGGCTGAGCAAGCGGAATGCCATCGCTCGCGTCATCGAGCAGCTCGAAGCCTCGGGCTCGGGACGCGCCTCGAAGTCGTACCGGCTGCGTGACTGGCTGATCTCCCGGCAGCGGTTCTGGGGAACGCCCATCCCGATGATCCACACCGAGGACGGACGGATCGTTCCGGTTCCGGAACAAGAGCTGCCGCTCACGCTTCCCGACGCCCACGGCCTGGACCTCGCGCCGAAGGGCACCTCACCGCTGGGCGGTGCCACCGAGTGGATCGAGACCATCGACCCCGAGACCGGCGCACCGGCCCGCCGCGACGCCGACACGATGGACACGTTCGTCGACAGCTCCTGGTACTTCCTGCGCTTCCTTGCACCGGGCGACGCGACACAGGCGTTCTCCTCGCGCGAGGCGGACAAGTGGGCCCCGGTCGACTCCTACATCGGTGGCGTCGAGCACGCGATCCTCCATCTGCTCTACGCACGCTTCGTCACGAAGGTGCTCTTCGACATGGGCCTGATCGGGTTCACCGAGCCCTTCACGACCCTCATCAACCAGGGCATGGTCCTCCTGGACGGCTCCAAGATGTCCAAGAGCAAGGGCAATCTCGTCGAGTTCGCTTCGAGCATGGTCGACCCGGGCGCGGATGCCGTACGCGTCGCGATCGCCTTCGCGGGTCCCGTCGAGGACGACATCAATTGGGAGGACGTCTCCACCACGGGAGCGCAGAAGTTCCTCGCGCGCGCCTGGCGCGTGGCGAAGGACGTCACGAGCGACCGCGACGTCGTCTGGGCCGAGGGGGACGCCGCACTGCGACGCGTGACGCATCGCCTTCTCGCCGATGCCCCGGGACTGGTCGAGCAGACCAAGTTCAACGTCGTGGTCGCGCGCCTCATGGAGCTCGTCAACGCCACGCGAAAGACGATCGACACGGGCGCTGGCCCGGCCGATCCCGCTGTGCGCGAGGCCGCCGAGGCGACCGCCATGATCCTCGACCTCTTCGCTCCGCACACCGCGGAGGAGATGTGGGAGATCCTCGGGTATGAGCCGTTCGTGGGTCTCGTGACCTGGCGCCAGGCCGACCCGACCCTTCTCGTCGAGGAATCCGTCACCGCGGTGGTGCAGATCGATGGCAAGGTCCGCGGCACGCTCACCGTTCCGGCGCGCATCTCCGCCGACGAACTCGAGCAGCGCGCGCGAGACGACGAGAAGGTGCGCCGCTCGCTCGGTGACCGCACGATCATCCGTGCGGTGGTGCGCGCGCCGAAGGTGGTCAGCTTCACCACTGCGTAG
- the pabB gene encoding aminodeoxychorismate synthase component I codes for MIDVLSSRELPAWTEPERLFLAGPARDENCFWLDAGTDAVDGWSWVGTGTPTGGPPPDLDVTRTLAPPDEGGPFRGGWVGWLGYDAAAASVGAPASVEDGVAHTAGLLVTRFVAFEHATRRVWAWAPHGDLDEFVAEVARWQDHDIAAPVEVGTGRSPDVAHHARARHDPAEYVALIERCRDAIHDGDAYQLCLTTRFDVSASVDPVAAFLRLRTATPSHHGGLVRVGPYALVSASPERFLEIGGGIVRTRPIKGTRPRGTDPASDHALAADLAGSVKERAENVMIVDLMRNDLQRVCDPGTVAVERLLEVETYAAVHQLVSTVAGRLRSGSTLSDVLTAVFPAGSMTGAPKLAAMRILHSLENAPRGVFAGCFGWVGADGRADLAMVIRSIVIHPHGAYVGAGGGITWRSVPADEVAEVAIKARGPLAAAGALLPADW; via the coding sequence GTGATCGACGTCCTCTCGTCCCGCGAGCTGCCCGCCTGGACAGAGCCCGAACGCCTCTTCCTGGCGGGTCCGGCGCGCGACGAGAACTGCTTCTGGCTGGATGCCGGCACCGACGCAGTGGACGGGTGGAGCTGGGTCGGGACCGGGACGCCGACGGGCGGGCCGCCTCCCGACCTCGACGTGACCCGTACGCTCGCCCCGCCGGACGAAGGCGGGCCGTTTCGCGGTGGATGGGTCGGGTGGCTCGGCTATGACGCTGCTGCTGCATCCGTGGGCGCGCCGGCGAGCGTGGAGGACGGCGTCGCGCACACCGCCGGGCTTCTCGTCACGCGCTTCGTGGCCTTCGAGCACGCAACGCGACGCGTGTGGGCCTGGGCTCCGCACGGAGACCTGGACGAGTTCGTCGCGGAGGTCGCCCGCTGGCAGGATCACGACATCGCGGCTCCGGTCGAGGTCGGTACCGGTCGGTCGCCCGATGTCGCACACCACGCGCGCGCACGGCACGATCCCGCGGAGTATGTCGCGCTCATCGAGCGCTGCCGCGACGCCATCCACGACGGAGACGCCTACCAGCTGTGCCTGACGACGAGGTTCGACGTCTCGGCATCCGTCGATCCCGTCGCCGCCTTCCTTCGCCTCCGCACGGCCACGCCCTCACACCACGGCGGGCTCGTACGCGTCGGCCCCTATGCCCTGGTCAGCGCCAGCCCTGAGCGCTTCCTGGAGATCGGCGGCGGCATCGTGCGAACACGGCCCATCAAGGGGACCCGACCGCGCGGCACCGACCCCGCCAGCGATCACGCTCTCGCTGCAGATCTGGCAGGCAGCGTCAAGGAGCGCGCGGAGAACGTGATGATCGTGGATCTCATGCGCAATGACCTGCAGCGCGTGTGCGACCCGGGCACCGTGGCGGTCGAACGTCTGCTGGAGGTCGAGACCTATGCCGCGGTCCATCAGCTGGTGAGCACGGTGGCGGGGCGCCTGCGCAGCGGATCGACCCTCTCGGACGTCCTGACGGCCGTCTTTCCCGCCGGGAGCATGACCGGCGCACCGAAGCTCGCGGCCATGCGCATCCTGCACTCCTTGGAGAATGCTCCCCGCGGCGTGTTCGCCGGATGCTTCGGTTGGGTCGGCGCCGACGGTCGGGCCGACCTCGCCATGGTCATCCGATCGATCGTCATCCATCCGCACGGTGCTTACGTCGGAGCGGGAGGGGGGATCACCTGGCGCTCGGTTCCCGCAGACGAGGTCGCCGAGGTGGCGATCAAGGCACGAGGCCCTCTGGCGGCGGCGGGAGCACTCCTGCCAGCCGACTGGTGA
- a CDS encoding ComEA family DNA-binding protein — translation MTADPSPRSRLRWGAAIVLVVVALAITVITGIVRTMASPVESVASVAVTPAAGGSPTAAAELYVHVHGQVARPGIYRLATDARVIDVIAAAGGLTRKAEPSGINLARALTDGEQVRVPARGEDPSTLSEGSTGVPPGSSADAGAAPGDLVDLNTADGPTLETLPRIGPALAQRIIEWREQNGGFSSVDDLLAVPGIGDKMLDALRDLVTT, via the coding sequence GTGACTGCAGACCCCTCTCCACGTTCGCGTCTCCGCTGGGGCGCTGCCATCGTGCTGGTCGTCGTGGCACTCGCGATCACCGTCATCACGGGAATCGTTCGCACGATGGCGAGCCCCGTCGAGTCGGTCGCGAGTGTCGCCGTGACTCCCGCGGCGGGAGGGAGCCCCACCGCGGCCGCCGAACTGTACGTGCACGTTCACGGTCAGGTCGCGCGACCAGGCATCTACCGCCTCGCCACAGATGCACGCGTGATCGATGTGATCGCCGCCGCGGGCGGGCTCACCCGCAAGGCCGAACCCTCGGGGATCAATCTCGCGCGCGCCCTCACCGACGGCGAACAGGTACGGGTGCCCGCGCGGGGAGAGGACCCGTCAACGCTGTCAGAGGGGAGCACCGGTGTTCCACCGGGATCGAGTGCGGACGCCGGGGCGGCGCCCGGTGATCTCGTCGATCTCAATACGGCCGACGGCCCCACCTTGGAGACGCTGCCGCGCATCGGACCCGCGCTCGCGCAGCGCATCATCGAATGGCGCGAGCAGAACGGCGGCTTCTCGAGTGTCGACGACTTGCTCGCGGTCCCCGGCATCGGCGACAAGATGCTCGACGCACTCCGCGACCTGGTCACGACATGA
- a CDS encoding DUF2183 domain-containing protein: MSADPSPRPKVLWLARLEYRFHSWRERRARARGQVPTVAAYPGYGGSHWVRVLGRVLIVPPLKPRRGGEYASVRGWRSFASVPIGYAQVIVTVDGVRHEVVADRGGVIDTVLPASLASGWQTMTMSVEGSEPVETKVFVVGSDVRFGIVCDVDDTVMVTALPRPFVAAWNSFVLDEHARQPVPGMAVLLERLVRDHAGSPIIYLSTGAWNVAPTLVRFMRRHLFPSGALLLTDWGPTHDRWFRSGKDHKSENLRRLAREFPDVRWMLIGDDGQHDDELYTAFTSEFPGHVEAVAIRQLSTAEAVLAGGRTAVNDHSAAGVPWVTGPDGAELLERLAAVGVVAES; encoded by the coding sequence ATGTCTGCCGATCCGTCCCCCCGGCCGAAGGTTCTGTGGCTCGCGCGACTCGAGTACCGATTCCACTCGTGGCGTGAGCGTCGTGCGCGTGCGCGCGGACAGGTTCCCACCGTCGCCGCCTATCCGGGCTACGGCGGGTCGCACTGGGTCCGCGTGCTCGGCCGAGTGCTCATCGTCCCGCCTCTCAAGCCCCGTCGCGGCGGTGAGTATGCAAGTGTGCGCGGCTGGCGCAGCTTCGCGTCGGTTCCCATCGGCTATGCGCAGGTGATCGTGACGGTCGACGGGGTACGCCACGAGGTCGTCGCCGATCGGGGCGGCGTGATCGACACGGTGCTCCCGGCGTCGCTCGCGTCGGGGTGGCAGACGATGACGATGTCGGTCGAGGGCAGCGAGCCCGTGGAGACGAAGGTGTTCGTCGTGGGATCGGACGTGCGCTTCGGCATCGTCTGCGACGTCGACGACACGGTCATGGTGACCGCGCTCCCCCGCCCGTTCGTGGCCGCGTGGAACTCGTTCGTGCTCGACGAGCACGCGAGGCAGCCCGTGCCCGGCATGGCGGTGCTCCTGGAGAGGCTCGTCCGCGATCATGCCGGATCGCCCATCATCTACCTGTCCACCGGAGCGTGGAACGTCGCCCCGACGCTCGTCAGGTTCATGCGACGCCACCTCTTCCCGTCGGGAGCGCTGCTCCTGACGGACTGGGGTCCGACCCACGACCGCTGGTTCCGTAGCGGAAAGGACCACAAGAGCGAGAACCTGCGACGCCTCGCCCGCGAGTTCCCCGACGTGCGCTGGATGCTGATCGGCGATGACGGTCAGCACGACGACGAGTTGTACACGGCCTTCACGAGCGAGTTCCCGGGACACGTCGAAGCTGTCGCGATCCGGCAGCTGTCGACCGCCGAGGCGGTGCTCGCGGGGGGACGCACCGCCGTCAACGACCACTCAGCGGCCGGCGTCCCCTGGGTCACGGGACCTGACGGCGCGGAGCTGCTGGAGCGTCTCGCTGCAGTGGGGGTCGTCGCCGAGTCCTGA